The Ciconia boyciana chromosome 22, ASM3463844v1, whole genome shotgun sequence genome has a window encoding:
- the LOC140662656 gene encoding olfactory receptor 6B1-like, whose protein sequence is MADTKQENQTCLTEFILLGFGNLPKLQIFLFLFFLLIYFVTIIGNILIVLLVVIDQHLHTPMYFFLGNLSCLETCYSSNILPRMLVNFLTRENRISFNSCLLQFYFFASLACAECYLLSAMSYDRYLAICKPLHYTTFMNVRSSVLLAAGSWLCGFLASICTTLYASWLTFCGPNEIDHFFCDYTPLLVLSCSETHRTELVMSILASACTMPPFLLTLATYICIITVILKIPSNIGRQKAFSTCSSHLIVVTVFYGTLIAVYTLPKTKALRELNKVLSVFYTILTPMLNPLIYSLRNKKFKEALRKAIGKYIH, encoded by the coding sequence ATGGCAgacacaaaacaagaaaatcagACATGCCTCACAGAATTCATCCTCTTGGGGTTTGGGAATCTCCCTAAactacagatttttctctttctgttttttttattaatctaCTTTGTGACCATAATTGGGAACATACTCATCGTTCTTCTGGTTGTGATAGATCAGCATCTACATACACCTATGTACTTCTTCTTGGGGAACTTGTCCTGCTTGGAGACCTGCTACTCTTCAAACATCTTGCCCAGGATGCTGGTCAACTTCCTGACAAGGGAAAACAGAATCTCATTTAACAGCTGTCtcttgcaattttatttctttgcttccttgGCATGTGCTGAGTGTTATCTTTTATCTGCAATGTCTTATGATCGTTATTTAGCAATATGCAAACCCTTGCATTATACAACATTTATGAATGTCAGATCCTCTGTCCTTCTTGCAGCTGGATCCTGGCTTTGTGGGTTTCTGGCTAGCATCTGTACTACACTATATGCATCATGGCTGACTTTCTGTGGGCCCAATGAAATTGACCATTTCTTTTGTGATTATACACCCTTATTAGTACTCTCCTGCAGTGAAACCCACAGAACAGAATTGGTCATGTCCATTTTAGCCTCTGCATGCACCATGCCTCCATTTCTTTTAACCCTGGCAACCTATATTTGTATCATCACTGTTATCCTGAAAATCCCTTCCAACATAGGGAGGCAAAAGGCTTTCTCTACTTGCTCCTCCCACCTCATTGTAGTCACAGTTTTCTATGGAACCCTAATTGCTGTCTACACATTGCCCAAAACTAAAGCCCTTAGAGAGTTAAACAAAGTCTTATCTGTTTTTTATACTATCCTGACTCCTATGCTCAATCCTCTCATCTACagtttgagaaacaaaaagtttaaaGAAGCTTTGAGAAAAGCTATTGGCAAATACATTCATTAA